One window from the genome of Echinicola vietnamensis DSM 17526 encodes:
- a CDS encoding RsmB/NOP family class I SAM-dependent RNA methyltransferase: protein MRLYSNTVKGVVNAIEEIFYDQQYADKVIERTLKSNKKWGARDRGFIAESVYEMVRWWRLINEVSPSEDLYHLFGTYWLLQGHHLPPWEEFEGVHVNAVKRKYEDLTSRAALQSIPDWLDEMGAELLGEEWDDEINALNEQAQVVLRANTLKTTREALMNRLQEDGVETYAPKGYPDALVLAKRQNIFRNPAFKEGLYEIQDASSQLVAQALGVEPGMRVIDACAGAGGKSLHLATLMGDKGRVLSMDIEGWKLKNTKLRARRNGISIIETRTIEDNKTIKRLKASADRLLLDVPCSGLGVLRRNPDTKWKLSPESIANVQLIQQDILQNYCSMVKPGGIMVYATCSILPTENQRQVEKFLESEKGQDFTFLDDQKVLAHESGFDGFYIARLERK from the coding sequence ATGAGGCTATATTCCAATACGGTCAAAGGTGTCGTCAATGCCATTGAAGAAATCTTTTATGACCAGCAATATGCAGACAAGGTGATCGAAAGAACGCTGAAATCCAATAAAAAGTGGGGCGCCCGGGACCGCGGATTTATTGCCGAATCAGTATATGAAATGGTCAGGTGGTGGCGGTTGATCAATGAAGTGAGCCCGTCTGAAGACCTTTATCACCTGTTTGGTACGTATTGGCTGTTGCAGGGCCATCATTTGCCCCCTTGGGAGGAATTTGAAGGAGTGCATGTCAATGCTGTCAAACGCAAATATGAAGACCTTACTTCCCGAGCAGCCCTCCAATCCATTCCTGACTGGCTGGATGAGATGGGCGCTGAGCTGCTGGGCGAGGAATGGGATGATGAAATCAATGCCTTGAACGAACAGGCACAGGTCGTCCTCCGTGCAAATACCCTTAAGACTACCCGTGAAGCGCTGATGAACCGCCTTCAAGAGGATGGTGTCGAGACCTATGCTCCAAAAGGCTATCCCGATGCACTGGTATTGGCAAAGCGCCAAAATATTTTCCGTAACCCGGCATTTAAGGAAGGGCTTTACGAAATCCAAGACGCCTCTTCCCAGTTGGTCGCCCAAGCGCTGGGTGTGGAGCCGGGCATGCGTGTAATCGATGCCTGTGCGGGAGCTGGCGGCAAATCCCTGCACCTCGCCACCCTGATGGGAGACAAGGGCCGTGTCCTTTCCATGGACATCGAAGGCTGGAAGCTCAAAAACACCAAGCTCCGGGCCAGGAGAAATGGCATTAGCATTATCGAAACGCGGACCATCGAAGACAATAAAACCATCAAACGCCTTAAAGCGTCTGCCGATAGGCTCTTGTTGGATGTGCCTTGCTCAGGATTGGGCGTGTTAAGGAGAAATCCGGATACCAAATGGAAGCTCAGCCCTGAATCCATTGCCAATGTCCAATTGATCCAGCAGGACATCCTCCAAAACTACTGCTCCATGGTCAAGCCTGGAGGCATCATGGTCTATGCTACTTGCAGTATCTTGCCCACCGAAAACCAACGACAGGTGGAAAAATTCCTGGAGTCGGAAAAGGGACAGGACTTTACATTCTTGGATGACCAAAAAGTCCTTGCCCATGAAAGCGGTTTTGACGGCTTCTATATTGCCCGACTGGAGCGGAAGTAA
- the recG gene encoding ATP-dependent DNA helicase RecG — MPGFFDTKIEFLKGVGPQKAALLNKELDIYTFGELLQHYPFRYEDRTKFYKINQLSEHLEHVQVIGKIRRLETIGMARKKRLVAYIEDETGEMELTWFKGIQWVAKKLVPGAVYVFFGKPNRYGRKFSIAHPEMEPLTAAQEEKSFFQPVYPTTEKLRARYLDSKGISRIMDLLVQNAYPHIQETLPSAIMERFNLMAKKDAIKQIHFPDDPDRLKRARFRLKFEEFFFVQLRLLKLKLTRTEKFRGQILGQTELVGKFYTDHLPFELTNAQKRVIKEAFADMRSGKQMNRLIQGDVGSGKTMVAFICALIAISSSTQACLMAPTEILATQHYEGLKEYADMMGLRIDLLTGSTKKSARTRIHGELLNGQLHILIGTHALLEDVVQFHNLGLAIVDEQHRFGVAQRAKLWAKNPNYYPHVLVMTATPIPRTLAMTLYGDLDISVIDELPAGRKPIQTVHRYDKDRLKVFGFMKKEIELGRQIYVVYPLIEESEKVDLKSLMDGYESIQRAFPQYPTSIVHGNMKPADKDFEMQRFVKGETKIMVATTVIEVGVNVPNASVMVIENAERFGLSQLHQLRGRVGRGAEQSYCILMSKYELSKDSRVRLDTMVRTNNGFEIADVDLKLRGPGDLMGTQQSGVADLIIADLSKDAPILTMARDAAQQLIAEDPEISLPQHAMVLRQIKNQKKHAVNWSRIS; from the coding sequence TTGCCAGGATTCTTTGACACCAAAATAGAGTTTCTGAAAGGCGTCGGCCCCCAAAAAGCAGCATTGCTGAATAAGGAGCTGGACATTTACACGTTTGGTGAGCTTCTGCAGCATTATCCTTTCCGTTACGAGGACCGCACCAAGTTCTATAAAATCAATCAGCTTTCCGAACACTTGGAGCATGTGCAGGTCATTGGCAAAATCCGACGGCTGGAGACCATCGGCATGGCCCGTAAAAAGCGGCTTGTGGCCTATATTGAGGATGAAACGGGTGAGATGGAGCTCACCTGGTTTAAAGGAATCCAGTGGGTCGCCAAAAAGCTGGTGCCCGGGGCGGTGTATGTGTTTTTCGGTAAACCCAACCGATACGGTAGGAAATTTAGCATCGCTCATCCGGAAATGGAACCGCTTACCGCGGCACAGGAGGAAAAGAGCTTCTTTCAGCCCGTCTATCCCACGACCGAAAAACTTCGGGCAAGATACTTGGACAGCAAGGGGATTTCGCGCATCATGGACCTGCTGGTACAAAATGCCTATCCCCATATTCAGGAAACACTGCCTTCCGCGATCATGGAGCGGTTTAACCTGATGGCCAAAAAAGACGCCATCAAACAAATTCATTTTCCCGATGATCCCGATAGGCTAAAACGAGCAAGGTTTCGGCTGAAGTTCGAGGAATTTTTCTTTGTTCAGCTTCGGCTGCTAAAATTAAAACTTACCCGGACAGAAAAATTCCGAGGCCAAATACTTGGTCAGACCGAGCTGGTAGGCAAATTCTATACCGACCATTTGCCCTTCGAACTGACCAATGCCCAAAAGCGGGTAATCAAAGAAGCGTTTGCGGACATGCGTTCTGGAAAGCAGATGAACCGCCTCATTCAAGGAGATGTGGGCAGTGGAAAAACCATGGTGGCTTTTATTTGTGCCCTGATCGCCATAAGCTCCAGCACCCAAGCGTGCCTGATGGCTCCTACAGAGATCCTGGCCACACAGCATTACGAAGGATTGAAGGAGTATGCCGACATGATGGGCCTGCGCATCGATCTCCTCACGGGATCCACCAAGAAATCCGCCCGAACCCGCATTCATGGGGAGTTGCTTAATGGTCAACTGCATATCCTGATTGGCACGCATGCTTTGTTGGAAGACGTGGTGCAGTTTCATAATCTCGGATTGGCCATTGTGGACGAGCAGCATCGTTTTGGAGTGGCCCAGCGGGCAAAATTATGGGCAAAAAACCCCAATTACTACCCCCATGTGCTGGTCATGACCGCCACACCGATTCCCCGGACATTGGCCATGACGCTTTATGGTGACCTGGACATCTCAGTGATCGATGAGCTTCCTGCGGGAAGAAAGCCTATCCAAACCGTCCATCGTTATGACAAAGACCGTCTGAAGGTGTTTGGCTTTATGAAAAAGGAAATCGAACTGGGAAGGCAAATCTATGTGGTCTATCCACTGATCGAGGAGTCCGAAAAGGTGGACCTCAAAAGTCTTATGGACGGCTATGAAAGCATCCAGCGGGCATTTCCTCAATACCCTACCAGCATTGTACATGGCAATATGAAACCTGCGGACAAGGATTTTGAGATGCAGCGGTTTGTCAAAGGAGAAACCAAAATCATGGTGGCCACTACCGTGATCGAAGTGGGGGTAAACGTTCCGAATGCATCGGTCATGGTGATCGAAAATGCAGAACGCTTCGGGCTGTCACAGCTCCACCAGCTGCGTGGCCGGGTAGGGCGTGGGGCGGAGCAATCTTACTGTATCCTGATGAGTAAATATGAGTTGTCCAAAGACAGCCGTGTCCGTCTGGATACCATGGTCCGGACCAATAATGGCTTTGAAATCGCGGATGTGGACCTCAAACTTCGCGGTCCTGGGGACTTGATGGGTACCCAGCAAAGTGGCGTGGCGGATCTGATCATTGCTGACCTCAGCAAGGATGCCCCTATCCTCACCATGGCTCGGGATGCTGCCCAGCAACTGATAGCAGAGGATCCCGAAATTTCCCTTCCCCAACATGCCATGGTACTTCGTCAGATCAAGAACCAAAAGAAGCATGCCGTCAACTGGAGCAGGATAAGTTGA
- a CDS encoding cellulase family glycosylhydrolase, producing the protein MHQNNRVVSLIFLFLLLGMEWACKSSEEEPSKLDVSSTRIELEADGESKEVSISSNTAWSAHASANWINMTPSSGTGSQTVSIAALANTTPDSREAVVQIVAGSLQREIQVSQAAGKSHPSYYIPADQTEMREISSLELAPELGIGWNLGNSLEAIGGETAWGNPAVTKELIDAVKAAGFSAVRIPVAWSKFTDESSFTIDPAWAERVEEVVNYVLDNDLYAIINIHWDGGWMQPTYVAEDAVNARLEAMWVQIALHFRDYDDHLLFAGTNEVMVDGDYGQPTPEYRTVQNGYNQTFVNAVRGTGGRNAYRHLVVQSFNTNIDHAVDFMEMPVDEVKDRLMAEVHYYDPYEFALDADSPVSEWGANADNPSKTAGWGGEAYATGQFKKMKSHFVDKGIPVIVGEYGAISKTNLEDHAVYRAYYLEWITQAMLDQSLVPFYWDNGHTGNHGFGLFDRNNGEQVYPDLIDKITPSIN; encoded by the coding sequence GTGCACCAAAACAACCGAGTTGTTTCCCTCATCTTCCTGTTCCTACTGCTGGGAATGGAATGGGCGTGTAAGTCCTCAGAGGAAGAGCCTTCCAAATTGGATGTTTCTTCCACACGGATTGAACTAGAGGCAGATGGAGAATCCAAGGAAGTTTCCATTTCGTCAAATACAGCTTGGTCGGCTCATGCGTCAGCCAACTGGATCAATATGACGCCGTCTTCCGGAACAGGAAGCCAAACCGTTTCCATTGCGGCTTTGGCGAATACAACTCCTGACAGCCGAGAAGCTGTGGTTCAAATTGTGGCCGGGAGCTTACAACGAGAAATACAGGTTTCCCAAGCGGCCGGGAAATCTCATCCAAGCTATTATATCCCTGCAGATCAAACGGAGATGCGGGAAATCAGCAGTTTGGAACTAGCCCCTGAGCTAGGGATAGGTTGGAATTTGGGCAATTCCTTGGAGGCCATTGGAGGCGAAACCGCTTGGGGAAACCCTGCTGTCACCAAGGAGCTCATTGACGCCGTCAAGGCAGCCGGTTTTTCGGCTGTTCGAATTCCGGTCGCGTGGAGTAAGTTTACGGACGAATCCAGCTTTACCATTGACCCGGCTTGGGCCGAACGTGTGGAGGAAGTGGTCAATTATGTCTTGGACAATGACCTGTACGCGATCATCAATATCCACTGGGACGGTGGATGGATGCAACCTACTTATGTGGCCGAAGATGCAGTAAATGCTCGCCTAGAAGCAATGTGGGTACAGATTGCCCTTCATTTTAGGGATTACGATGATCATTTACTCTTTGCCGGAACCAATGAGGTCATGGTAGATGGGGACTATGGTCAGCCAACGCCAGAATATAGGACAGTACAAAACGGCTACAACCAGACGTTTGTAAATGCTGTCCGAGGCACAGGAGGTAGAAACGCCTACCGCCACTTGGTCGTCCAAAGCTTCAATACCAATATTGATCATGCGGTGGATTTCATGGAGATGCCCGTGGATGAGGTGAAGGATCGGTTAATGGCGGAAGTCCATTACTATGATCCTTATGAGTTTGCCCTGGATGCAGACAGTCCGGTCAGCGAATGGGGAGCCAATGCCGATAACCCTTCCAAAACAGCAGGGTGGGGAGGTGAAGCCTATGCTACTGGTCAATTTAAGAAAATGAAAAGCCACTTTGTGGATAAAGGCATTCCGGTAATCGTAGGCGAATACGGGGCGATTTCCAAGACAAACCTGGAAGACCACGCGGTTTACAGGGCCTATTACCTGGAATGGATCACCCAAGCCATGCTGGACCAGTCATTGGTACCCTTTTACTGGGACAACGGCCATACCGGTAACCATGGATTTGGCCTATTTGACAGAAATAATGGAGAGCAGGTTTATCCTGATCTAATCGATAAAATAACACCTAGCATTAATTAA
- the katG gene encoding catalase/peroxidase HPI has protein sequence MENNNGSRSFDVNESSGNGKCPFSGAAPKKGAGGGTSNLDWWPNRLKVNILRQHSPLSNPLGEDFNYAEAFKRLDYDGLKKDLHVLMTDSQDWWPADFGHYGGLFIRMAWHSAGTYRIGDGRGGAGGGQQRFAPLNSWPDNASLDKARRLLWPIKQKYGNKISWADLMVLAGNVALESMGFKTFGFAGGREDTWEPEEAVYWGSEEEWLADKRYSGKRDLEDPLAAVVMGLIYVDPEGPNGNGDPVSAAQDIRETFKRMAMNDEETVALIAGGHSFGKTHGAADPGEHIGPEPEAAPMELQGFGWKNTYRSGVGPDAITGGPEVTWTQTPTQWSNHFFDNLFKYEWEMIKSPAGAKQWVAKDAEESVPDAFDQSKKHRPTMLTTDLSLRFDPEYEKISRRFYENPEEFADAFSRAWYKLTHRDMGPKDRYLGPEVPQEELIWQDPIPALDHELVDEKDIAGLKEKILRSGLSVSALVGTAWGSASTFRGSDKRGGANGARIRLAPQKDWEVNNPAQLAKVLETLEGIQQDFNKAQSGNKKISLADTIVLAGCAAVEKAANDAGHTITVPFTPGRMDATAEQTDVEAFEYLEPLADGFRNYRRVKFNVSTEDLLVDKANLLTLTPPELTVLMGGLKVLDINYDGSKHGVFTDKPGTLTNDFFLNLLDMGTEWKATSEDQELFEGKDRKTGQQKWTATRADLVFGSNAELRAQAEVYGSADAKDKFVKDFVATWDKVMNLDRYDLK, from the coding sequence ATGGAAAACAATAATGGTTCTCGAAGTTTTGATGTAAACGAAAGCAGTGGAAATGGAAAATGCCCATTTTCAGGTGCTGCTCCCAAGAAGGGTGCCGGTGGCGGTACCAGTAACCTAGACTGGTGGCCGAATCGGCTAAAAGTAAATATTCTCCGGCAGCATTCTCCACTTTCCAATCCATTGGGTGAAGATTTTAACTACGCCGAGGCCTTCAAGCGCTTGGATTACGATGGGTTGAAGAAAGACCTGCATGTCCTGATGACTGATTCCCAAGATTGGTGGCCGGCTGACTTTGGGCATTATGGTGGATTGTTTATCCGCATGGCTTGGCACAGTGCAGGAACATACCGTATTGGCGATGGTCGTGGCGGTGCAGGGGGAGGGCAGCAGCGTTTTGCCCCGCTAAACAGTTGGCCGGACAATGCGAGTTTGGACAAAGCGCGCAGGCTATTGTGGCCGATCAAGCAAAAATATGGAAATAAAATCTCTTGGGCTGACCTGATGGTTCTCGCAGGCAATGTGGCCTTGGAGTCTATGGGTTTTAAAACCTTTGGCTTTGCCGGAGGCCGTGAAGATACTTGGGAACCTGAAGAAGCCGTATACTGGGGTTCTGAAGAGGAATGGCTGGCCGATAAGCGTTATTCTGGGAAGCGCGACCTAGAGGATCCATTGGCTGCAGTGGTCATGGGGCTGATCTATGTGGACCCTGAAGGACCCAACGGCAATGGCGATCCGGTATCTGCCGCCCAGGATATTCGCGAGACGTTTAAGCGTATGGCCATGAATGATGAGGAAACCGTCGCCTTGATCGCGGGTGGCCACTCTTTTGGAAAAACCCATGGTGCAGCAGATCCCGGCGAACACATCGGGCCAGAACCAGAAGCAGCTCCTATGGAGCTACAAGGTTTTGGGTGGAAAAATACTTATCGCTCAGGCGTCGGCCCAGATGCTATCACGGGCGGGCCAGAAGTCACTTGGACCCAAACGCCCACCCAATGGAGCAACCATTTCTTTGATAATCTTTTCAAATATGAATGGGAAATGATTAAAAGTCCTGCCGGTGCCAAGCAATGGGTGGCCAAGGACGCCGAAGAAAGTGTTCCGGATGCCTTTGACCAGTCCAAGAAGCACAGGCCCACAATGCTGACCACTGACTTATCCCTGCGTTTTGATCCGGAGTATGAAAAAATCTCCAGAAGGTTCTATGAAAACCCTGAGGAGTTTGCCGATGCATTTTCCAGGGCTTGGTATAAGCTCACCCACCGTGACATGGGACCAAAAGATCGGTATCTCGGCCCTGAAGTTCCCCAGGAAGAGTTGATTTGGCAGGATCCGATTCCTGCGCTAGATCATGAACTAGTAGATGAAAAAGACATAGCAGGCCTGAAAGAAAAAATTCTCCGCAGTGGCCTGTCTGTATCGGCCTTGGTCGGCACCGCTTGGGGATCAGCTTCCACGTTCAGAGGCTCTGACAAGCGTGGTGGTGCCAATGGTGCCAGGATTCGCCTTGCCCCACAGAAGGACTGGGAGGTCAATAACCCTGCCCAGCTGGCAAAAGTATTGGAAACCTTGGAAGGCATACAGCAGGACTTTAACAAGGCCCAGTCTGGCAATAAAAAGATTTCCCTAGCGGATACGATTGTGCTTGCCGGATGTGCAGCGGTGGAAAAGGCGGCCAATGATGCGGGCCACACTATTACCGTTCCCTTTACGCCTGGTAGGATGGATGCTACTGCCGAACAGACCGATGTCGAAGCTTTTGAATACCTGGAGCCGTTAGCGGATGGATTCCGAAATTACCGCCGGGTGAAGTTTAATGTCTCTACGGAAGACCTTTTGGTCGACAAGGCAAACCTGCTGACACTGACGCCGCCTGAACTGACTGTGCTGATGGGTGGGCTAAAGGTGTTGGATATCAATTATGATGGCTCCAAGCATGGGGTATTTACAGATAAGCCCGGCACCTTGACCAATGACTTCTTTCTGAACTTGCTGGACATGGGCACCGAATGGAAAGCCACCTCCGAGGATCAAGAGCTTTTTGAAGGCAAAGATCGCAAGACAGGCCAACAGAAATGGACCGCCACGCGAGCAGACTTAGTGTTTGGCTCTAATGCGGAGCTCCGGGCACAAGCGGAAGTTTATGGCAGTGCAGATGCCAAGGATAAATTCGTTAAAGACTTTGTTGCCACTTGGGACAAGGTAATGAATTTGGACCGCTATGACTTGAAGTAA
- a CDS encoding M1 family metallopeptidase, with protein MNWMKSILLVGALTISFVARAQLFPHGETFTRQDTLRGTITPERAWWDLEHYTLEVKVEPEKQYLSGSNTMTYKVTGKPDRMQIDLQAPMKLTKAVQNGEELPIEHDGSAHFITLNQAQEQGKSYDITFFFSGKPVVAQRPPWDGGLTWQKDSNGLPFIANANQGIGSSVWWPNKDHPSDEPDHGVVLKVEVPENLMDVSNGRLIDTKHNRKANTKTYTWEVKNPINNYGININIGDYVHFSETYQGEKGALDMDYYVLRENLEKAKEQFKDARRMMEAFEHWFGPYPFYEDGYKLVEVPYLGMEHQSSVTYGNAYGNGYLGRDLSGTGWGLKFDFIIIHESGHEWFANNITNKDVADMWVHEGFTAYSENLFLDYFYGKEAASDYVLGTRMAINNDRPVIGTYGVNYEGSGDMYYKGANLLHTIRQLINDDEKWREILRGLNREFYHETVTTKQVEDYISDKAEMNLDPVFDQYLRDIRIPVFSYTIKDGTLAYRWENVIKSFDMPVKVWIDGKEVWLEPTTQWQSKKLDIASPTLIVDRNFYVAKMNVMGE; from the coding sequence ATGAACTGGATGAAATCGATTTTATTAGTTGGGGCATTGACGATTAGTTTCGTGGCCAGGGCCCAACTATTCCCTCACGGGGAAACATTTACCCGTCAGGACACCTTGCGGGGTACCATAACACCGGAAAGGGCCTGGTGGGACTTGGAGCATTATACCTTGGAAGTCAAGGTAGAGCCCGAAAAGCAGTACCTTTCTGGAAGCAATACCATGACCTATAAGGTGACGGGCAAACCTGATCGCATGCAAATCGATCTTCAAGCACCCATGAAACTTACCAAAGCCGTTCAAAATGGCGAAGAGCTTCCAATTGAGCATGATGGAAGTGCCCATTTTATCACCTTAAACCAAGCCCAAGAGCAAGGGAAAAGTTACGACATTACCTTTTTCTTTTCCGGCAAACCCGTGGTGGCACAGCGCCCACCTTGGGACGGAGGACTTACTTGGCAAAAGGACAGCAACGGCCTTCCGTTCATTGCCAATGCCAACCAGGGGATCGGCTCCAGTGTTTGGTGGCCAAACAAAGACCACCCCAGTGATGAGCCCGACCATGGGGTAGTGCTCAAAGTGGAGGTGCCCGAAAACCTCATGGATGTCTCCAACGGCCGCTTAATCGACACCAAGCACAACCGCAAGGCCAACACCAAAACCTATACTTGGGAAGTCAAAAATCCTATTAACAATTATGGGATCAACATCAACATCGGAGACTATGTCCATTTCTCTGAAACGTACCAAGGCGAAAAAGGGGCGTTGGACATGGATTATTATGTGCTTCGCGAAAATTTGGAAAAGGCCAAAGAACAGTTTAAGGATGCCAGACGCATGATGGAAGCTTTTGAGCATTGGTTTGGGCCATACCCTTTTTATGAAGATGGCTATAAACTGGTGGAAGTACCTTATTTGGGTATGGAGCATCAAAGTTCCGTGACCTATGGCAATGCCTATGGAAATGGATACCTTGGAAGGGATCTCAGCGGAACAGGCTGGGGATTGAAGTTTGACTTTATCATTATCCATGAATCCGGCCACGAGTGGTTTGCCAACAACATCACTAACAAAGATGTGGCGGACATGTGGGTCCATGAAGGATTTACAGCTTATTCCGAAAATTTGTTTTTGGATTACTTCTATGGCAAAGAAGCCGCCAGTGATTATGTGCTGGGTACACGCATGGCCATTAATAACGACCGTCCGGTCATCGGTACTTATGGTGTGAATTACGAAGGCTCAGGGGACATGTACTACAAAGGAGCAAACCTCCTCCATACCATTCGCCAACTCATCAATGATGATGAAAAATGGCGTGAAATCCTCCGGGGGCTCAATCGGGAATTTTACCACGAAACGGTCACCACCAAGCAGGTCGAAGACTACATCAGCGACAAGGCCGAAATGAACTTGGATCCCGTATTTGACCAATACCTTCGGGACATCCGTATTCCAGTTTTTAGCTACACCATAAAGGATGGCACGTTGGCTTATAGATGGGAAAATGTCATTAAAAGCTTTGACATGCCCGTAAAAGTATGGATCGATGGAAAGGAAGTTTGGCTTGAGCCTACTACCCAATGGCAAAGCAAAAAGCTGGACATAGCATCACCAACACTTATCGTGGACCGCAACTTCTATGTGGCCAAGATGAATGTAATGGGGGAATAA
- a CDS encoding ethanolamine ammonia-lyase: MTRNEFLKRSGILGASMVLLSGFGWKNADPLSSAKNLRIRLPKEGEDLMGYITNKKGTFDLDLYRQLIGAANAFKEGDATLGLAAEDEQSRKHARMLLGNTKISDITEHLVYKDELYDLIVKTTDPAILQKINSWTMGELKDFLLREEEPEIKKIMPGLTSDIIGCVVKLMSNEELITVSQKIFNPLLGSKIGSKGYFSARIQPNSPTDNIDDIVWQVFDAWSYGVGDLVLGTNPVSSEVASVGKVEAALHDLLVTFGLEKTLPNCVLSHIDVQAAVEEKQPGTTGIWFQSLAGTVGANQTFDVTLEKMQDHMTSRNGQYGLYAETGQGADFTNGHGEGFDMVLHESRKYGFVRALKAQLEEGKADGEKPWVHVNDVAGFIGPEVFKTKEQLVRCCLEDTLMGKLHGLCIGLDICSTLHMDVDLADLTWCIDEVMPANPAYLMALPTKNDPMLSYLTTSFSDHVRVREKFGYKVNDAMWHFFKRIGIIGDDDQPTIHFGDPTWVYYHYCLAKGDLRSREEIFADGKNKIRAIRQRGVPIAEGYGDHIWDLEPQLAQQVQQLYDDAKISLWTEMPSSFIQGIPLAVPIVTQSKNRKDYVYHPETGEKLSHEAVKMLQKHMANWQDETPDVQVVISDGLNARALMDSGHLDDYLKAIGPALSENGFRVAEQPIVIRHGRVRAGYACGELLFGSTGTKEGCKGILHIIGERPGSGHHNFSVYLTAAHPATWGQKGAIDHDISRVISGISDSSLQPKEAARQTSLILSQLFKKYEAVS; the protein is encoded by the coding sequence ATGACGAGAAATGAGTTTTTAAAAAGATCAGGGATTTTGGGTGCATCCATGGTGCTGCTGAGCGGTTTTGGCTGGAAGAATGCCGACCCACTTTCTTCGGCCAAGAACCTGCGTATACGTCTTCCTAAAGAAGGCGAAGATCTCATGGGATACATTACCAATAAAAAAGGGACTTTTGACCTTGACCTTTACCGCCAGCTTATCGGGGCAGCAAATGCCTTCAAAGAAGGTGACGCTACCCTAGGTCTGGCTGCCGAAGATGAGCAGTCCCGGAAGCATGCCCGGATGCTTTTGGGAAACACCAAAATCAGTGACATTACGGAACACTTGGTATATAAAGATGAGCTTTACGACCTGATCGTAAAGACGACAGATCCAGCCATACTCCAAAAGATCAATTCGTGGACAATGGGTGAATTAAAGGATTTTCTACTTCGGGAAGAGGAACCAGAGATCAAAAAGATCATGCCTGGATTGACCAGTGATATCATTGGCTGCGTGGTGAAATTGATGAGCAATGAGGAATTGATAACGGTCAGCCAAAAGATCTTTAACCCTTTGCTTGGCTCCAAGATTGGTAGTAAAGGTTATTTCAGTGCCCGCATTCAGCCCAATTCTCCCACAGATAATATTGACGACATTGTATGGCAAGTATTTGACGCCTGGTCTTATGGTGTAGGGGACCTGGTACTGGGAACCAATCCAGTATCCAGTGAAGTAGCATCGGTAGGGAAAGTCGAAGCAGCCCTTCATGACCTCTTGGTGACTTTTGGATTGGAAAAAACACTTCCAAACTGTGTCTTATCACACATAGATGTGCAAGCAGCAGTGGAAGAAAAGCAGCCCGGTACGACAGGCATTTGGTTTCAGAGCTTAGCCGGAACAGTGGGGGCCAATCAGACGTTTGATGTCACCCTCGAAAAAATGCAAGATCACATGACCAGCAGGAATGGTCAATATGGCCTTTATGCAGAAACCGGCCAAGGGGCAGACTTTACCAATGGTCACGGCGAAGGCTTCGATATGGTGCTTCATGAATCTCGGAAATATGGTTTTGTAAGGGCCTTAAAGGCTCAATTGGAAGAAGGAAAAGCCGATGGTGAAAAGCCTTGGGTCCATGTAAACGATGTAGCTGGATTTATCGGACCGGAGGTCTTCAAGACCAAAGAGCAGCTTGTCAGGTGCTGTTTGGAAGATACATTGATGGGAAAACTTCATGGTTTATGCATCGGATTGGATATATGCTCTACTTTGCACATGGATGTGGATTTAGCTGATTTAACCTGGTGCATCGATGAGGTAATGCCGGCCAACCCAGCTTATTTAATGGCCCTACCGACCAAAAATGATCCCATGCTAAGCTATTTGACCACCTCCTTTAGTGACCATGTCCGGGTTCGGGAGAAGTTTGGCTATAAAGTAAACGATGCCATGTGGCATTTTTTTAAACGTATTGGGATCATTGGTGATGATGACCAGCCCACCATTCATTTTGGGGATCCCACATGGGTTTATTATCACTATTGTTTGGCCAAAGGTGACCTAAGAAGCCGGGAAGAGATTTTTGCTGATGGGAAAAATAAAATTCGTGCCATTCGCCAACGAGGTGTTCCCATTGCGGAGGGCTATGGTGATCATATCTGGGATTTGGAGCCACAACTGGCCCAGCAGGTACAGCAGCTCTATGATGATGCCAAAATTAGCCTGTGGACCGAAATGCCCTCGTCATTTATCCAAGGAATCCCATTGGCAGTGCCCATAGTGACCCAGTCTAAGAACCGGAAGGATTATGTATACCACCCTGAAACCGGAGAAAAATTAAGCCATGAAGCAGTAAAAATGCTCCAAAAGCATATGGCTAATTGGCAGGATGAGACTCCCGATGTGCAAGTGGTCATTTCGGATGGATTAAATGCCCGAGCCTTGATGGACAGTGGACACTTGGATGATTACTTGAAAGCCATTGGTCCTGCCCTTTCGGAAAATGGATTTCGGGTAGCAGAACAGCCAATTGTGATCAGACATGGACGGGTGAGGGCCGGGTATGCATGTGGCGAGCTGCTATTTGGAAGTACAGGAACCAAGGAGGGATGCAAGGGCATTTTGCACATCATCGGTGAGCGCCCAGGCTCAGGGCACCATAATTTTTCGGTTTACCTGACGGCTGCCCATCCAGCCACTTGGGGACAAAAGGGGGCAATAGACCATGATATTTCTCGGGTGATTTCGGGGATATCCGATTCTTCTCTGCAGCCAAAAGAGGCTGCCAGGCAAACCTCCCTTATTTTAAGCCAACTGTTCAAAAAATATGAGGCTGTCTCTTAA